A DNA window from Ictalurus furcatus strain D&B unplaced genomic scaffold, Billie_1.0 scf6, whole genome shotgun sequence contains the following coding sequences:
- the LOC128604962 gene encoding uncharacterized protein LOC128604962 isoform X2, whose protein sequence is MAVSNATGDDDIVSIPDIVDEIKFLNKASGANTEVPRVRLENPVLGLSNLVNKIAAPEFKNSAAVSTERGIPTSSGKAKRKTVAQVHSAGVATSKQSAVNEPRAIDSCLNWNQELFDSWDACVFTPVPGDSLPSNQEAFGREATVIDNNRDSAEVIRTGFKAIEDRIAGFEKTFASITERLDIIKMLILLYNQSVVETSQNHTITHKQIIATRKLLAGEICRVDHSQHLTTELLKQLVQLV, encoded by the exons atggca GTATCTAACGCTACAGGTGATGATGATATTGTGTCTATCCCAGACATCGTAGACGAAATCAAGTTTCTGAACAAGGCAAGCG ggGCGAACACAGAAGTCCCGCGAGTCAGGTTGGAAAACCCCGTGCTGG gCTTGTCAAATCTTGTAAACAAGATCGCTGCACCCGAGTTCAAAAATAGTGCTGCGGTTTCCACTGAACGCGGTATACCAACGAGCTCTGGAAAGGCCAAGCGTAAAACAGTTGCTCAGGTCCACAGCGCGGGTGTCGCAACGTCTAAAC agtCAGCTGTGAATGAACCGCGCGCTATAGACTCTTGTTTGAACTGGAATCAGGAGCTGTTTGATTCGTGGGACGCTTGTGTATTTACCCCGGTTCCTGGAGACAGTCTGCCTTCAAACCAAGAAGCATTTGGTCGCGAGGCTACTGTTATAGACAATAACAGAGACTCGGCGGAGGTGATACGAACCGGGTTCAAGGCCATCGAAGATCGTATTGCTGGATTTGAAAAGACTTTTGCCAGCATCACCGAGCGTCTGGACATTATAAAGATGCTGATTCTTCTCTATAATCAAAGTGTTGTGGAAACGTCACAAAACCATACCATCACACATAAACAAATCATAGCAACCCGGAAGCTTCTTGCTGGGGAGATTTGTCGCGTTGATCACAGTCAACACCTGACGACGGAATTGTTAAAACAGCTTGTACAGCTGGTTTAA
- the LOC128604962 gene encoding E3 ubiquitin-protein ligase UBR2-like isoform X1 — MDPVVRDVDQDIEMEPLWVTAFTLQMKLTHIISVMQEWCASDAEEAQRKLKRQNGEDPALPPFCPLFASLVNILQCDVLLGMLGAVLQWAMELSGGHWSESMLQRMVVSIKTMRECTAAAAPCEGTGHCHKETVWDKDKAERKRKAELCWKKTMAQTLESQSHFINKYIDLLKQDSEDLDASASTSAEHSPSSCDGALVCVGPRRWRARGGERRQMEMCILCHEAQEILPDGTAMVLAAFVQRSTVMSKNRKRPPHNPESYDPLFMHPDLSFGTHTGSCGHIMHSHCWQSELIIDTKHETKLAMCT, encoded by the exons ATGGACCCAGTAGTACGTGACGTGGACCAAGACATAGAGATGGAACCATTGTGGGTGACAGCCTTCACATTGCAGATGAAGCTCACACACATTATCTCAGTGATGCAAGAGTGGTGTGCCAGTGAT GCAGAGGAAGCTCAGCGAAAGCTTAAGAGACAGAATGGAGAGGACCCAG CCCTGCCTCCATTCTGCCCACTGTTTGCCAGCTTGGTAAACATTCTGCAGTGTGACGTGCTGCTTGGCATGCTGGGAGCTGTGCTGCAGTGGGCTATGGAGCTCAGTGGAGGACACTGGTCTGAGTCCATGCTGCAGAGG ATGGTGGTTAGCATTAAAACGATGCGCGAGTGCACAGCTGCTGCAGCTCCCTGTGAAGGAACAGGGCACTGTCACAAGGAG actgTGTGGGACAAAGacaaagcagagagaaaaaggaaagctGAACTGTGCTGGAAAAAGACCATGGCTCAAACATTAGAGAGCCAGAGTCATTTTATCAATAAGTACATAGATCTGCTCAAGCAGGATTCAGAGGATCTGGACGCCTCAGCCTCTACATCAGCAGAGCATAG CCCCAGTTCATGTGACGGTgctctggtgtgtgtgggaCCTCGTCGTTGGCGTgccagaggaggagagaggaggcagATGGAGATGTGTATCCTGTGTCACGAAGCGCAGGAGATCCTACCTGATGGCACCGCCATGGTGCTCGCTGCCTTTGTCCAACGCTCTACGGTCATGTCCAAGAACCGCAAAAGACCCCCTCACAATCCAG AGAGCTATGATCCCCTCTTCATGCACCCTGACCTGTCCTTTGGTACCCATACCGGCAGCTGTGGCCACATCATGCACTCTCACTGCTGGCAGAG TGAGCTGATCATCGACACAAAGCATGAAACAAAGCTTGCTATGTGCACTTGA